From a region of the Impatiens glandulifera chromosome 4, dImpGla2.1, whole genome shotgun sequence genome:
- the LOC124936212 gene encoding uncharacterized protein LOC124936212 codes for MSSSDDDSINEIDSPPANPPTGAGAGGSFITFPNLNCLAIIIILTSTGMVNLKDLSFAVFSLIYLYFLSKVAFPTLSSDPNHSPPPVFGETNKILGLYVLAGAIIGLFIPMAYIFEGIIKGDKDGIKAACPHLFLLSCQVLMEGLTFYGGFSLPIRVFVPVFYNSRRVMVIVDWIREEMWKMDHGDGGGSRVYVGVGIGILNMGFWSFNLFGFLLPVYLPMAFKKYYLVNKDL; via the coding sequence ATGTCAAGCAGTGATGATGATTCAATAAACGAAATAGACTCCCCACCAGCAAACCCTCCCAccggcgccggcgccggcggCAGCTTCATCACGTTCCCAAACCTAAACTGTCTTGCCATCATAATCATCCTCACCTCCACTGGCATGGTGAACCTTAAAGACCTATCCTTCGCCGTCTTCTCGCTAATCTATCTCTATTTCCTTTCAAAAGTCGCCTTCCCAACACTCTCCTCAGATCCAAATCACTCTCCACCTCCCGTCTTCGGCGAGACCAACAAAATCCTCGGACTCTATGTCCTCGCCGGCGCAATCATCGGACTTTTCATTCCCATGGCGTACATCTTCGAAGGAATTATCAAAGGAGATAAAGATGGAATCAAGGCTGCATGTCCACATCTTTTTCTGTTATCTTGTCAGGTTTTGATGGAAGGGTTGACGTTTTATGGTGGGTTTTCACTCCCGATTAGGGTTTTTGTCCCGGTTTTCTATAATTCGAGGAGGGTAATGGTGATTGTGGATTGGATTAGAGAGGAGATGTGGAAGATGGATCATGGGGATGGAGGTGGTAGTAGAGTTTATGTGGGTGTTGGAATTGGGATTCTTAATATGGGATTTTGGTCCTTTAATTTGTTTGGATTCTTGTTGCCTGTTTATCTTCCAATGGCATTCAAGAAGTATTATTTGGTTAACAAAGATTTGTAG
- the LOC124936061 gene encoding uncharacterized protein LOC124936061 yields MSIVCGFPLLECVYCLACARWAWKRCLHTAGHDSETWGLATSEEFEPVPRLCRYILAVYEDDLRHPQWEPTGGYGINPDYLILKKNYEDSHGRAPPYILYLDHDHADIVLAIRGLNLAKESDYAVLLDNKLGKRKFDGGYVHNGLLKAAACVLDAECDILKELVRKYPNYTLTFTGHSLGSGVAALLTVVVVQNRERIGNVDRKRVRCYAIAPTRCMSLNLAVRYADVINSVVLQDDFLPRTATPLEDIFKSVFCLPCILCLRCMRDTCIPEEKMLKDPRRLYAPGRCYHIVERKPFKCGRFPPVVRTAVPVDGRFEHVVLSCNATSDHAIIWIEKEAQRAFDLMMEKDHSKEIPQKQKMERQETLAKEHNKEYKAALQRAVTLHVAHAFSPSNYGTFDDREGEEEQSDGSSSMGSSKKYSNRETWDELIERLFERSESGHMVLKKSSD; encoded by the exons ATGTCAATTGTCTGTGGTTTTCCTCTCCTTGAGTGTGTTTATTGTTTAGCATGTGCTCGATGGGCATGGAAAAGATGTCTTCACACAGCCGGCCATGACAGTGAAACATGGGGTTTAGCGACATCTGAGGAATTTGAGCCAGTTCCACGTTTATGTCGATATATACTAGCTGTATATGAAGATGATCTTAGACATCCCCAATGGGAACCAACGGGAGGTTATGGTATAAACCCTGATTATTTGATATTGAAAAAGAATTACGAAGATAGTCATGGACGAGCGCCTCCATACATACTCTACCTCGATCATGATCATGCAGATATAGTTCTTGCCATTAGAGGCCTTAATTTGGCGAAAGAGAGTGACTATGCAGTTTTACTTGATAATAAATTGGGGAAGAGGAAGTTTGATGGAGGGTATGTGCACAATGGGCTATTGAAAGCAGCTGCTTGTGTTTTGGATGCTGAATGCGATATATTGAAGGAGTTAGTTAGGAAGTATCCTAATTATACATTAACTTTTACGGGTCACTCACTTGGGTCGGGTGTGGCTGCTTTGTTGACAGTTGTTGTGGTGCAGAACCGTGAAAGGATAGGGAATGTTGATAGGAAGAGGGTTAGATGTTATGCTATCGCGCCCACACGATGTATGTCGCTGAATCTGGCTGTGAGATATGCTGATGTAATTAATTCTGTTGTGCTTCAG GATGATTTCTTGCCCAGGACAGCTACACCTTTAGAGGACATATTTAAATCAGTTTTCTG TTTGCCATGCATACTTTGCCTAAGATGCATGAGAGACACTTGCATTCCCGAAGAGAAGATGCTGAAAGATCCGAGGAGGCTTTATGCTCCTGGCCGTTGCTATCACATAGTTGAGAGAAAGCCTTTCAA ATGTGGGCGGTTTCCACCAGTGGTGAGGACAGCCGTACCTGTAGATGGAAGGTTCGAGCATGTGGTTCTCTCTTGTAATGCGACATCTGATCATGCCATCATTTGGATAGAGAAAGAAGCTCAAAGGGCTTTCGAT TTAATGATGGAAAAGGACCATTCTAAAGAGATTCCTCAAAAACAGAAGATGGAGAGGCAAGAGACATTAGCAAAAGAGCACAACAAAGAATACAAGGCCGCATTACAGAGGGCAGTAACACTACACGTCGCTCACGCTTTCTCACCATCTAATTATGGAACGTTTGATGATCGAGAGGGGGAAGAGGAACAATCTGACGGTTCCAGTTCTATGGGATCTTCAAAGAAATACTCAAACAGGGAGACCTGGGATGAGCTTATTGAGCGCCTGTTTGAGAGAAGCGAATCGGGTCATATGGTCCTCAAGAAATCATCAGATTAG